Below is a genomic region from Meleagris gallopavo isolate NT-WF06-2002-E0010 breed Aviagen turkey brand Nicholas breeding stock chromosome 5, Turkey_5.1, whole genome shotgun sequence.
CTTTGAGTATGCTGTGTGTTACCTGGACATCCAGTAGTACACCATAAAATTGTTAAATCCCATTAAAGGAATATACATAAGGCAGACTCGGATGTTGTAAAACACCACCAATAACagttcctgtttaaaaaaaaagaaaaagaagaagataaTGATGCCTTTATTGAAGATAtccctcattttctcttcttcacaTTATTTCAACATAATAGATGTTCTTCCTATGATCTCTTACTTATCAAGTGTGAGCTCCATGCAATCACTCAGCCTACTGAGTGAATCCCTGAAATATTCTCAGAGCACTAACTTTAAAATCATTAACTAAACACCGGGAAAAAATATGTAATCCCACTCTGTCTAGGTCCCATACTTTTCTGTTAGCTTTTATCTACCTGCTGTGATGTTAAAAGTCATTTCCTGACAAATTCACTCTGGACTTGTTGAGATAAGCATTCCTactgcagcagcctgaaaaaaaaccttttttatCCCAAACATCATAGTCACCTTGGTTGAAATAGCTACCTGGAAGTGTTAGGGATCAACCTTAGTAGGCAGCTAAGCACTACACAGCTCCTCGCTCACTTCCCCATCCCTGGGAgatgggagaagaggaaaggaagagtaaaagcaagaaattttGTGGGTCAAGATATAAACTACTTAATATCTGGACATGGAAGacgaaaaaaaaatacacaatgaAGCAAGAGATGCAAAAGCAATCACTCACCTCCCACAGGTTGATGTAAACTGATGTCCAGCCAATTCCCAAGCAAAAGATGACTAATCTCCCTAAAtctcttctttcccctttttattgctgagcatgacaTTTTATGGCATGAATAGCTCTTTGGTTAGTTTGGGTCATCTGCCTGGTTGCGTCCCCTCCTCTCACACTCTTGCACTAATCACTGACAGAAGGCAGAGTGAGAAACAGAGGTCTTGATGCTGCACAGAAGCTGTTTAGCCATAGCTAAAACATTAGTGTGGTGACAGCACTGGTTTAATCACAAATCTAAAACAGCACTATATGAGCTGCCATGAGGAAAATTAACTCCAACCCAACCACAGACAGTACAAGTGGTTACAGTTTTGAAAGATTTCTGGACAGTGCAATCGGTGCTTACCAAccactttttcttcctgattgCAAAGTAGAATATGGACAGTTGGAAGAAGGGTACAAGTGCAAGTGGGGCCAATACTgcaggaaagaatgaaaacagagaaatgtttATAACTTCACTGCAATataaatctttcagaaatattctccTCTGCAGTGAGAGGAAAACTTGCTGGTTTCCATTTGCATTTCATATGCCCACATAACCCgttcatttcatttcagcatccttcacttcttcatttctttcccatttatttttctttcccatccctTACACCTGAATAACACTTATGTTGTACCAACCATCACGTAGTCAGGGGAAGTTCCTCCTCACGTGAAAAAATGTCCTTAATTTTAGAGATTTTAGAATCTCCCTAGTATTGTGATCGTCTCTGAAGCTGTGATTTCAATGGGCAAATCTTTAAATCTATTACTTTGGGAAGGAGATGAAGTTGGTGTTCTGGGGCGATGTACCTACAGCATTATAGGAAAGCGGAGATACTCACAGCTGAAATACTTATGCTGATAATTGTAAGGCATGaacttcttcttcttttttccaagctgaaaaaaaaagaaagaacactgtaaTGACCTAGTTGGAGAACTGAGATCCTTCATAAATGCTTATTGTTATCTAATGAACTCATCAAGAACTACCTATTAAATCTCTTTAATCCAGcctttcttttgaaaagcagGCACTGAAGGTCCAaagcagtgaaaagaaacatCTCATTTGAGCCTCTATATCAAGATATCAATATGTACTGATGTCAGAACACAACAATTTCTAGGGAGAGTTCCAAAACTTATAATAGGgtacaaaaatacacaaaaataacaaaaatactCAAAAGGCATTTGAATTTTGCAGGGGAAGATTCCAATGATAGCAATGAGATTCAGTATAATCATGTTCAGACATTTACCACAGAGTGCTTAAATCATCTGTGCTTGGGGAGGAAGAGGTTATTCATGTGAAAACTGAGACAGGAAACAGTGGGTGATGAATGCAGGATGTATTTGCTGAGAAAATTGCACCTAAATTTCTGTATCAGATGGGATATGGGCTGAAGACAtccaacaaaatgaaaacactgaaatgctttctgcCCATCCACAGGGCACCTGACTCATTTCTGTTAAAAGTTGGAAGAGATGAGAACTAGTTTCCTGCactttttttccatccaaaCCAATCTAGCACAGGAACAGACACCTTACTCTAGGTAGTGCACGCTCAAGTTAATGCTATGAGACTAGATTCTCTCATGTTGCAGCTAACAGTTTTCTATTAATAAATACTTTGTATAAACTCTCTTCCCAGGAGTCTTCCTgagacagcagagctggaatTTTCCACATTCATTGTAAAGATTTCACTGCTTATTACCCTCTAATGGAGAGTGACGCATTATTTAAAGAGAATGCTTATCTAAGCAAGAGGTCATTTCTTCATTCCATGAGTAAATAGAATTGCTGatgaaagaaaaggcaagagATCTTACCTACCCTGATATCAGAAATCCTGGGAAAGAGGGGGAGCTGTGttcatggatttatttttatgagattaaaaaaagaaaaaaaaaaggggattAAGAATTAATTTATATGCTTGTGTTTTGTGCATAGCTGCTGGTGCTGAAGGATTTAGATGCCAAGCAGGTCCTACAACCAAAAGGACCCAGAGGGAACATCTGACTCAATATCTACAATATCACTAAAATCATCTAACACTAATCAAGTGGACTGACTCATTGCTTGGAAGGCCTTCGAGGTACTTACCCTGCTCTTCTAGCAACACAGAGAACTTAACTACTGATTTTAAGAGTTTGCTGCCTAAGCATCATGATAATCAGGCCCCAGGTTGGTACTTAAATAAGATATCTTGAACTTGAACCTTAGTGCGAATGCATCCAGCAAGGATCTCCTCCTGGGAGCGTGGGAGTCAGAGCAATCTGACTGTGAGACTCTCAGACCATCTAACACTTTggaaattatagaatcatagaattgtttgattTGGAAAGGACTCATGAAAgctatctagtccaactcccctgcaaggAACAGTGACACCTATAGCTAAATCAGGGTGCTTGGAtccctgtccagcctgaccttggaggtctccagggatgaggcatccaccacctttctgggcaacctgttccagtgcctcactaccaTTATTGTAataaaacttcttccttatatccaatctaaattttgcctcttttagtttgaaaccatttccccattTTTCAAGTTATTATTACAAGTATAGGCAGAAAGCCATAATTCAGGTTATTATACTTCAGTTCTGTCTTTTTTGCCAAAGGTCCTCTAGATCCATACCCACCTCTACAGAGAGTGTCTTTCCCAAGCTGAACAGGAGAGGGTGCATGTTGAGATCAGGGTCTTTGCGGAAGCAGTTGGGTTTGGCATGGTGCTGATTGTGCAGATGATTCCACCAGCTGGCAGGTAAACCCTACAGAAAAAGCCAAATACTGGGGATTCAAATTAGAAATCTATCACTAATCATTATTGTCAATATCATTGACAATCGCACTATATTTTCCTCACAGGTAATGCTATGTGAATGTAGAGTCACTCCCATTCATTATTTAGTCCAGATTAGGCCACAGTAAGGCAATTACCTTCAGGGTATTTATCACAATGATCTGCAGCAGATGGTTCCATTTAGGCTTCCTAAAGACAGAGCAGTGCCCCAGATCGTGTTGGAACCAGCCCATCTGGATCTAGAAGACAAAAGAATCGCCAGGGATTCAGAATCATAGCAGTGTTGTACTAATTTGCTCCTGGGAGTCTTCTTAGCACCATAGCATGAGATCATCTCCTTCTGATCTGGGGAAGAAGGACTACATGCAGTCCTATCTGCTCAGTGCTGAGAACTTCCTTTCAGACCACTGCCTATTAAAGATGCTCAATGCCAGatattgattttgttgttgAGCAAAAAATCATTACAATGAGTTTGACTTTTAGAGCATACAAGTCTCTTGTTCCcatcaaaaatatatataatttccaAGTAAACATCTAGAAAGTGTAATAATTTCCAAATCCAGAGCTTCGTTGCACTTCACAGCAGAAAACTGTTCTGAATTAGTAAGTGGAGTTGGCACATGACGGACCAAACATCAGAGCCATCAGACAGTAAACAGAACTTGGAACCAGAAATGGAATTGAGAATGAGATATTCCCTCTTCAGTCGGGGTGAGTGATTAGATCTTATATCTTATTAGATCTTATAAAGCTGCCTACTTAACCTCACAACACCACACCGTTCAGAGTGAAAAGGTTGTCAGCAAACCTAGGCTTGCtaaaagcaatgaaaactgCTTGTTGTCTTCAACCAGCTTATTAGATCCAAGAGGACATAGTAAGTCAGTGACTGGAAGATGAACATTTCATTGATCCTCTCCACTGGGATGAAACAAACATGTCCACACCATTGAATTGTTGTCAGTGGTTTACCTGAGCAACAGTGAAGAATGCCATGCCAACAATGAAGGGCACTAATGATATCCCGAAGTACCAGACTGTCAGCCAGGATGCAGCATCCAGTACCAGGAGGTGAAGGAAAATCAGGGAGAAAAAAGTGGAATCTGGATTCAGAAGTCCCATCTTCTCAACAGTGCAGCGCAGCTCACGGAAGTCTTCTaaaagtgatttctgtgggTAAAAGAAGTATTAATGTGCTAGATACTTTGAAAATACAATACAGCAGATCCAGGAATCCTGGAGCGGCCATGGAGACATTCAAGTTCATgctggatggggcactgagcatcctgatctagctgtaggtgtcactgctcattgcagggaatgttggaccagatggcctttaagggtttcttccaactcagaCAATTCCATGACTCTAAGTCAGTGGAGATACTTCCTCAGTGGGGTTCCTTCACAAGAATGAGCACAAGATCAATAgatttcagctttgctttgacACTCGAAACAAGTTGCTGACAGGCTGTGTCAGTGAGACATCACAATGGGAAGAACTGATCAGATACTGGTACTCTGGAGCCCATTCCTTACACTCAGGTATGGATCTAGCTTTTTTGGGACAGTGCTTTGTGTTTCCATGCATGACTATGGCAGCTACCTCCACGCCCAGCCTCGGGCACAATGTCAATTATACTGTCCCAGAAATTATATCTACCACTCTTTTGTATTTCTCCTCCCATGCAGAATCCCAAGCCATTTCACAATTAGTTTTTAGGACACTCACCTTTTTGTTGGTCTCAAAGCTGGGCTGATCTGGTGCCAGTTCCCCGATCAGCAGAGACTTCAAGTATTTCTTCACCAGAGCCTTATCACTGTGAAATGCTACAAAGGCATCCTACAAATCAATACACAGACAAATGGGGTAAGAAAGGTATACTGCTAAATACCAGATGCCAAGTCTACTTTTTCCATATCGTTGGTATAATACATAATCctgattccttttctttcccaaagaCCTTCAGAGCTCTGTTCCTTCAGTTGTTCCTGTAGTGCTTTGCCATCAGCTGGAGCTAGGCCCAAGGAAGCTGGAGAAGTTTCAAGAAACTAGATGTCATATAAGTATCTGGGTGAGGCTGGTAATGAGTATGAAAGTGTTTGATGAAAAACTATTTGCAGAGGGAAACATTCTCTTTCATCTGTCTCTTTCAACACCATCCTTCGAGGCTTcagccagcagccctgccctgtGGCTGGGACCCAGGAGTAGGAAAACACATCAGTAAGGTGTCTCTTTGCCACACTTAGGAAAATACAATGATGTTGTTAAAACCCTGCCTTTATCATGGTAGTATcaatggaaatatatatatacagggCTATCTAGCTTTCTTTTACAGTTGCTTGTTTTTAGAGTAATTGACATTTTGGGCAACTGAGTAACACAAGTGACACAAACATATTTGTTTAAGAACCATTCATAGTACTagtttcaaaaggaaatataaacTGTGGgataaaggaaacagaaagccCCAGATAAATCACAGCTCTTCTTCAGCTTATCTCCTCGGTGGATTCCCAGAGGGAAGGTGAAGATGCTGACCTTACTCCTTTATCTTCCAGAAGGAGTCAGTATTACAAAACCCTCAGTGTCTGACCAGTCACATCCATGcaaattttctctctgcaataAACTGAGGTAATCTTTTAGTCATGACACAAAAATTTCTGCACACTTCCAGACAAGAAGAGGACTTTCCATATGCAATTTGGCATTCCTCTTGAGTCTGACTTCAGAAAAGGCCCATCTCTGAGCACTTTACTCACGTCAGAGAAAAGTGATGTTTTGAATAGATGAGATTTCTGCAGACATCTCGTGGCCCTTTGTCACAGGGAATAATCAGAAATTCTGCCTAGATCCAGTGGTCTGGGGAAATCTTTCTGTTATGAGTCTGTGTTCTCTCTGCTCCTACCTTACTTTACTACCTTACAACAGATTGCCTTAAAGGACTATCACATGCAAAGGACCTTACTTCCAAAACTTGACAGGATTGTAACATTCTGCAAAGAGTGTTGTTTATATTTGCAAAGTATTGCATACAGAGGAAGACAATTCTCACCATATCTTTAAAATGAGCCCTAGGCTGGTCAAGAGTGCTTGGAAAAAGTCTTGGACTTCAGGCAAATTCTTTAGGTTTGAGAATAGAATAAAGGAGATCCAAAAGGGTTTTTTCCTTCGCTTGAGAACACAAActgaggaacagaaagaacaatcTACTTTCTCGAAGCCAGAAAATCTGTCATGACAAGAATTAAATTTGGGTCCCTTCACCACACGTTTATGTTGTAATCCTGGTCTTGCTTCTGAGAGTTCAGAAATTCAATATCAACTCTTAATAAATAATCTATGAAATCTGCTTAAAAATTATTATCTCTTTCAACAGTTAACAACTCAGTGAGATCCTCTACATCAAAGATTTTTGCAAGTGTCTCTAGAAGATCTACTTTTAGATGGACTATTTGTAGAAAGTTTCCTCATCTTCTGCTGCCAAATGTGATTCTGTTGATTTCTcaattgtttttcttgtattttattcttcttacCTCTACTTTGGAATAGAATTTTTGTTCAAGACCTTCTTTTCCATCACTCATTCAAAATAGGGTCCTTCCCTTGGTTACTGACTTTTCTTGCTCCACTGGCCCCAGAATTAATTCCTCTTTATCTCTGAACGTTACCTCTCCTTATTGATCTCCTTGTTCTATTTTTGATTATCCTTGGCTTCTATCACATCTGGAAGCGTTCAGACACTAAAACAGCTGTATGCACTGAGTATACCACTTCCCAATCTCTTCCCTTTCACTCTACTGCAACAGAAAGACTTTGCAGATATTGGAAGACAGCCTGTATGCATGTGCACCGTTTATGTTTTAATGTAATGAACCTGAACAGAGCTTTATAATTTACATAGCAGGTAACTGATCTGAGGGTAACCTGAAAGGTACTTTTACAAGCAGCACAGATACATCCACTACCttatcgtagaatcacagaatggcttgagttggaaggaacctcaaagatcactgAGCTCCAACTCTTGCTGTGAGCTGGTTGCCACCCGCCAGAtcatgctgcccagagccccatccaacccagcttTATCTGACTGAGCATGGTGCCAACCATTACAAGTGTTCTCCACTGGAGTCCAACCGTGTCCTCCTGTCCTGGCACTGGAACCACATTCCTCCACTCCATCCCTAGATCTTACCGTTGCATCTTGTCCGGCATAGTGGCCAATAACCCGGCTGCCTCCAGGGTGCCGTCCGGAAAAATTGCTGACATCGTAAACATTCCTGTCAATCACCAGCCACTGCTCCTTACTTGGACCACGGCCGTTGCGGATTCTGACCTCTTCCCAAGTGAAAAGCTGTAGAAAGGTTGAAAcaggtttcctttccttttctgtggaGCCAGTCTGTGGAGCCATCTGCACTTCTGGATGTACATTCAGCACTGAGATTCACTCATCTCAGCCTTGCCGTGCTGTGTTCGGACAGATGAACCATGTCAGCTTACCCGTTATACAGTCTCAGTCCCAACCACACCCTGTACTTCTAGGGCTGGTTGACTCCCTTCACACAAACACACCCTCCTCTTCCACATTCACACCAGACTCTTCGACACACCCGTGAATAAATGCCCTGTTTCTTCTTGTCCTTTCTGAGTTGCCACTGGAAGGCCTGATTACTCAAGAGACCTGTAGGCTACTTCACTGGATACAAATATACATACACTGAAAGATTTAGGAAGATAACTTAGAATCTGCTATTCAATCAAATCAGATGGCAATATGATGAAAGAACAATATATTAAGTGACCTTCTTGGTAGAGCATTAGGAAATGGATAAAGTAAGCTGTTAGCCAGTTTCCATATTTGAATGAATATGGATCTTAGCCAGAAGAGAAATCTGTGGAAGTGTGTTGGCTCTTCTACAGGTAATATTCTGTGATAATTTTAGAAAACTGCAGCACTTTTAGCATTCCATAATGCTTGAGTATGTAATTAATCCCACATTTACCATACAATATATCTCCATAATGTCAAAcagaatcaaaataaaaaactgtTAGGCAGCCTGTGCAGTGAGCCAAAAGTTGCCCATAAATATGTTTGCTAGCATATCTCATTCAATTGTAATTCCTGCTAACAAAGCATGGAGCTTATGTCTACACTAACAGAGTGAAAACAGCAGAATGCTCCGAGGTCTGCAATCTCTGCATGATATATCTCAAATTCTTTCCTATTGAGTCACATCATTTTTGTGCCTGACccagaaaaaacaaagcctATAACGTATGAAACACTGCCATCTTTCAACTCTggtattttttaatctgaaattaCCATCCGTGGGTGCTTTTGAGGAAGGTAGAAGCAATATGCAGATCTGGCATAGTCTGCCTCATCAGATTTTCATCTTATCCCTTTATAAGACAACATTGAATTAAGTCCTGAATTATGAGCTTTCCCCTTTACACCAAActtctgtttgtatttattaatttactGCATTTGAAACCATAAgccatagaattatagaatggtttggattggaagagaccttaaacCTTGAGCTGTTGTTCACAAGCCTTTAATTCCTTACCATTGTGTAATCCATCACTCAGGCCCATTTCTCTCCAGTTTAGAGACAAGGATGTTGTGCATATCCAGCTAGATGACATCACTTGCTCTTCCCTTATCCACCATTGCTGTAAGCCTGCCATAGGAGGCCACCAAACTTTTCAGGCATAATTTGCCTttagtgaagccatgctggctctCACCAATCACCTCTCTGTTCTCCGTGTGCCTTAGCACAgtttccaggatgatctgccCTATGATCCCTGATATGCTGGGCACGAAGTTGAGAGAGACTGGCCTATAGTTCCCCACATCttacttttttccattttaaaaaatgaggaTTATGCCACAATGTCTTAAATAGGATGGCAACTTGATCCACCAGTTCCCTTAGGATTCATAGACACATCTCATCaagtcccatggacttgtgccCTTCAAGTTCCTTAGATGGCCTCAACTCTGGTCTTTTACACTGGAGGGTTCTTCATTGTTTCAGTCCTAggctttcctttctgcagcttgGGCAGCATGGCTAGAGCACTTGCTGGTGAAGAATGAGTCCAAAAACTCATTAAGATGCTTAACTGAGACACCCCCGTTAATGTAATAGTTGTCCTAACCTCCCCCATTATTACTAAGACAGGCTGCTCCACAAAATGATTCTTCtcaccttttctttctcaccTGACTCACAGTTTGGTCTGTACAGGAAGAAATAGTTACAGTCTACAGGTTCAAAGTCAAAAAACTATAAACACATTTCTGTTTGATAGTATCACTGCTGTGATGAATGTAGCCAAGCTGTGTTCTTAAGCAAGGTACTTTAGCAAGGTGAGGTCCACTTTTGCCTGTGTACTCTCTCTCCCAGACAGGCAGCATGCAGGAAGCCCAGACAAGCACTGCTCAAAGGGGTGATCTTCTGCATCAGAAGAAAGGCTTCATTTAGAGTATGTAGAATAACTTCGGAGATTTTCCGCTTAAGAAACTGGAGGGAAGTTTTCAGGCTGTGTGTGCTAAAAGTGATTGTgaagtttttcttcttacagttACCTTTCTTAGTATACTCTGCAATTCTCAGACTGCAAACAGTGCCAGATGTGAAGTTtactttttgtcttcctttattttctgtaacagTAGCACAAGAGCCATTGGACAGAGACAGCCGAAATCACACACAATAGAGACATCTGCCTCAGCCCTGCCTGGAGCAGGCAGGCATTCTGAGTGACACAGAGCTGTAAATGTTGCAATTCTAATGCTTCAAATCACATAGCACCTTGCAAATTAATCACTCAAACATAAAACATCAATTTAAATACCCCCGATGTAGCAATGCTTGAACCACCCtagctgaaagagaaatgagacTACTGATATTCATTAAAAGGCAGTGAtaaaagaaggagagaaaaaaattacactgtTCTGCCACATGGCATTTTGTAACTTTTTATCTTGGTCTAAGTAAAAGTGTCTCCACCGACATGTTTTTGTGTTCACGTTCCAGAGATGTGTGTGGAGTAGTACATTGTACATACAGCCTGATCCATGTTTGTAGTGGTAGTAAAATGTGCAATAGTTGTTGCAAATGTGGGTTGTTTGTATGGCTTTTCTAAAgcacttgcaaaaaaaaagaaagtcaagtTACTCTATGGCTATCCATAAAACTTGCAAATCTAGCAGCTacctgaaaagaaacagatgaaaatggAGGTTTTGTTTCTGGTCTACGAGGAGATGGAGAACACAGAGCCAAGAAGATACTGGAGTTAACAAACATGGAATGTTTCAAACACATCCT
It encodes:
- the LOC100549671 gene encoding acyl-CoA (8-3)-desaturase-like is translated as MAPQTGSTEKERKPVSTFLQLFTWEEVRIRNGRGPSKEQWLVIDRNVYDVSNFSGRHPGGSRVIGHYAGQDATDAFVAFHSDKALVKKYLKSLLIGELAPDQPSFETNKKKSLLEDFRELRCTVEKMGLLNPDSTFFSLIFLHLLVLDAASWLTVWYFGISLVPFIVGMAFFTVAQIQMGWFQHDLGHCSVFRKPKWNHLLQIIVINTLKGLPASWWNHLHNQHHAKPNCFRKDPDLNMHPLLFSLGKTLSVELGKKKKKFMPYNYQHKYFSLLAPLALVPFFQLSIFYFAIRKKKWLELLLVVFYNIRVCLMYIPLMGFNNFMVYYWMSRYLESTWFIWVTQMNHIPMHIDYDKNKDWVSTQLHATCNVNQSLFNDWFTGHLNFQIEHHLFPTMPRHNYWKAAPLVKALCDKHGIEYKSKTLLRAFVDILNSLKESGEYWLEAYLHG